In one Lycium barbarum isolate Lr01 chromosome 7, ASM1917538v2, whole genome shotgun sequence genomic region, the following are encoded:
- the LOC132601363 gene encoding putative late blight resistance protein homolog R1A-10, giving the protein MGGIGKTTLAKLAYADPQIINRFDVRVWVTVSQEYYLRDLLLGVLSCISNEIKEETDDELMDMIYKKLKCQRYLIVMDDIWCNDVWDLMSRTFPDDNNGSRIILTSRLKDVARHADPDCPPLNMSLLNEDESWKLLTENVFGEKHVCPPKLEDIGKQVAQKCQGLPLALLVVAGHLSKIERTQESWEGVAKSVSKVVTNESDKCLGVLAMSYNYLPNHLKPCFLYMGVFPEDSDVSIKRLINLWVSEGFLSEELVGRDCLEDLVSRNLIMVKKRRFNNEARTCGVHDLVRDLILREAEKEKFLLVARIHEATNPSAKKPRVHHYSFHTSMYKADFWESSSSDHLTRTVHFFRGLALLPWTSFKLLRVLAILDFTFQDFPLDITKLVHLRYLEFNCYDDLHWLVSELYNLQTLIFNYRGDKSPTIPAALWEMKHLKHIHISNFFSFQIPSSKVQSGFKLQHLEEISCLCLSCSTSELFSAIPNLKRLKICGNWRECEREEISHCLKNISCLDKLEILKVICHGINQPPVPCKYVLPTSLKRLTLQRTFLPWEDMANITMLPNLELLKIKKYGFCGGVWRLNDDEYFNRLKFLLINRTNLEHLEVSSVNFPILQRLVLKKCLYLEEIPKDIGEICTLESLELHDCSLSAAKSVKEIQEDQESMGNEILSVHIHNCR; this is encoded by the coding sequence ATGGGAGGGATAGGAAAAACGACTCTAGCTAAACTAGCATACGCCGATCCTCAAATCATAAATCGCTTTGATGTTCGTGTTTGGGTAACAGTATCTCAAGAATATTATCTTAGAGATTTATTGTTGGGTGTTCTTTCTTGTATTTCAAATGAGATCAAAGAAGAGACTGATGATGAGTTGATGGATATGATATACAAGAAGTTAAAGTGTCAAAGGTATCTTATTGTGATGGATGATATTTGGTGTAACGACGTGTGGGATCTCATGTCAAGAACTTTTCCAGATGATAACAATGGGAGTCGAATTATTTTGACTAGTCGGCTCAAAGATGTGGCTAGACATGCTGACCCTGACTGCCCTCCTCTTAACATGAGCCTCTTGAATGAAGATGAAAGTTGGAAGTTACTTACTGAGAATGTGTTTGGggaaaaacatgtttgtcctccTAAACTAGAGGATATCGGGAAGCAAGTAGCACAAAAATGCCAAGGACTACCATTAGCTCTTCTAGTGGTTGCGGGGCATCTTTCTAAAATTGAAAGGACACAAGAAAGTTGGGAAGGAGTTGCCAAAAGTGTAAGTAAAGTTGTTACTAATGAATCAGATAAATGTCTCGGAGTGCTTGCTATGAGTTACAATTACTTACCTAATCATCTTAAACCATGTTTCCTCTATATGGGAGTTTTTCCAGAAGATAGTGATGTCAGCATAAAGAGATTGATCAACTTATGGGTTTCTGAGGGTTTTCTATCGGAAGAATTAGTGGGAAGAGATTGTTTGGAGGATCTTGTTAGTAGGAATCTGATAATGGTTAAGAAGAGGAGATTTAATAACGAGGCGAGAACATGTGGTGTCCATGATCTGGTTCGTGACCTAATTTTAAGAGAAGCTGAGAAAGAAAAGTTCCTGCTGGTTGCTAGAATTCATGAAGCCACTAATCCTTCGGCAAAGAAGCCCCGTGTTCATCACTATAGTTTCCATACAAGCATGTATAAGGCTGATTTCTGGGAGTCATCATCCAGTGATCATCTCACCCGAACTGTGCACTTCTTCCGTGGATTAGCGCTTCTTCCGTGGACTAGCTTCAAACTGCTAAGAGTGTTAGCAATCCTTGATTTTACGTTTCAAGATTTTCCACTTgacataacaaaattagtacatcTCAGATACCTTGAATTCAACTGTTACGATGATCTTCACTGGTTAGTGTCGGAACTTTATAATCTGCAGACCTTGATTTTTAATTACCGAGGTGATAAATCTCCAACTATACCTGCAGCTCTCTGGGAGATGAAACATTTAAAGCATATTCACATCAGTAACTTTTTTTCTTTCCAGATTCCATCAAGTAAGGTACAGTCTGGTTTCAAGCTACAACATTTGGAGGAAATTTCCTGTCTATGCTTGTCCTGCTCTACTAGTGAACTCTTTTCTGCTATTCCAAATCTCAAGAGGCTGAAAATTTGCGGAAATTGGAGAGAATGCGAGAGAGAGGAGATTTCCCATTGCCTAAAAAATATTTCCTGTTTAGATAAACTTGAAATATTGAAGGTCATCTGCCACGGAATAAACCAACCCCCAGTTCCTTGCAAGTATGTTTTGCCTACATCTCTGAAGAGGTTGACTTTGCAAAGGACTTTCTTACCATGGGAAGACATGGCAAACATTACGATGTTGCCAAACCTCGAACTgcttaaaattaaaaaatatggatTCTGTGGCGGAGTTTGGAGATTAAATGATGACGAGTACTTCAATCGACTTAAGTTCCTCCTAATCAATCGGACAAATCTGGAGCACTTGGAAGTTAGCAGTGTCAACTTCCCAATTCTGCAACGCTTAGTTCTCAAAAAATGTTTATACCTGGAGGAAATTCCTAAAGATATCGGGGAAATTTGTACCTTGGAGTCACTAGAATTGCACGATTGCAGCCTTTCCGCTGCAAAATCTGTGAAAGAAATTCAAGAAGATCAAGAGAGCATGGGAAACGAGATCCTTAGTGTCCACATCCACAATTGCCGGTAA
- the LOC132603272 gene encoding pentatricopeptide repeat-containing protein At2g34400, which produces MFLRAKLQQHKFSRFFTTNQTLNNQQQCFPITQQLLFLLKKCITIKQVQQIHTQMLIHSIDKANYLLSKIIDLKNLDYATILFSHINNPNEYAFNIMIRGLTTTWQKFDLSLELYYKMKSLSLQTDNFTYPFVFMCCGNLLAMKLGGLAHCEVLKNGLFVDFHIGHSLITMYSRLGKMGIARKVFDEMSQRDLVSWNSMISGHAQSGCSREAVVLFMEMRDEGFEPDERTLVSVLGACGDLGDVNLGKCVEEEYVVGKRMELNSFMGSALVNMYGKCGDLVSARRIFDGMRKKDAITWNAMISGYAQNGLSDETISLFNAMKEAGVNPNNITLVSVLSACASIGALDVGKCIDDYASRRGIKYDIYVATALIDMYAKSGNLDDAYQIFESMPRKNEVSWNAMISALAFHGRAQEALSLFERMSLESSDAHPDDVTFVGVLSACVHAGLVDEGKRNFDIMSSSFGLVPKVEHYSCMVDLLSRAGRVYEAWEFIEKMPQKPDEILLGALLGACQKLKNIDVGERVMQLLLEMEPSNSGNYIISSKIYANLRRWDDSARMRQLMRQKGVTKIPGCSWIEMDSQLVEFRAGDSSHPIADGIQQALDLLYEEMVVDGYVPNANIV; this is translated from the exons ATGTTTCTTAGAGCTAAACTCCAACAGCATAAATTTTCCCGCTTTTTCACAACAAACCAAACTCTCAATAATCAACAACAATGTTTTCCCATTACTCAACAACTCTTATTCCTCTTAAAAAAATGCATTACAATCAAACAAGTCCAACAAATCCATACCCAAATGTTAATTCACTCTATAGACAAAGCCAATTATTTACTCTCAAAAATAATAGACTTAAAAAATTTAGACTATGCTACTATTCTTTTTTCACATATTAATAACCCTAATGAGTATGCATTTAATATAATGATAAGAGGGTTAACTACAACATGGCAAAAATTTGATCTTTCTTTAGAACTTTATTACAAAATGAAGTCATTAAGTTTACAAACTGATAATTTTAcatacccttttgtgtttatgtgtTGTGGCAATCTTTTAGCTATGAAACTTGGTGGATTAGCTCATTGTGAGGTGTTGAAAAATGGGTTGTTTGTGGATTTTCATATAGGTCATTCTTTGATTACTATGTATTCGCGTTTAGGGAAGATGGGGATTGCGCGAAAAGTGTTTGATGAAATGTCGCAAAGAGATTTGGTTTCGTGGAACTCGATGATTTCAGGGCATGCTCAAAGTGGTTGCTCGAGAGAGGCGGTGGTGTTGTTTATGGAAATGAGGGATGAGGGGTTTGAACCTGATGAGAGGACACTTGTGAGTGTTCTTGGAGCTTGTGGGGATTTGGGAGATGTGAATTTGGGTAAGTGTGTGGAGGAGGAGTATGTTGTGGGGAAGAGAATGGAGTTGAATTCTTTTATGGGTTCAGCTTTGGTTAACATGTATGGAAAATGTGGAGATTTGGTTTCTGCTAGAAGGATCTTTGATGGCATGAGGAAGAAAGACGCGATCACTTGGAATGCGATGATTTCAGG GTATGCACAAAATGGGTTGTCCGATGAAACAATCTCTTTGTTCAATGCCATGAAGGAGGCAGGAGTTAACCCAAATAATATCACACTGGTAAGTGTTCTCTCTGCATGTGCTTCAATTGGAGCCCTGGATGTTGGAAAATGCATCGATGACTATGCATCAAGAAGAGGTATaaagtatgatatatatgtaGCTACGGCCTTAATTGATATGTATGCAAAATCCGGCAATCTGGATGATGCATATCAAATTTTTGAAAGCATGCCTAGAAAAAATGAAGTCTCCTGGAATGCAATGATTTCTGCTCTTGCCTTTCATGGAAGAGCACAAGAAGCATTATCCCTATTTGAGCGTATGTCACTCGAGAGTAGTGATGCCCACCCAGATGATGTCACTTTTGTTGGAGTACTCTCAGCATGTGTACATGCAGGGTTGGTTGATGAAGGCAAGCGCAATTTTGATATAATGAGTTCATCATTTGGGTTGGTTCCGAAAGTTGAGCATTACTCTTGCATGGTTGACCTTTTGTCTCGAGCTGGTCGTGTATACGAGGCATGGGAGTTTATTGAGAAGATGCCTCAAAAACCAGATGAAATTTTACTTGGTGCATTGCTTGGTGCATGTCAAAAGCTCAAAAATATTGATGTCGGGGAACGAGTGATGCAACTACTCCTTGAGATGGAACCGTCGAATTCGGGTAATTATATAATATCATCAAAGATATACGCAAATCTACGAAGGTGGGATGATTCTGCAAGGATGAGACAATTAATGAGACAGAAAGGTGTGACTAAAATTCCAGGCTGTAGCTGGATTGAGATGGATTCTCAACTTGTTGAATTTCGTGCTGGCGATTCGTCACATCCAATTGCGGATGGGATTCAACAGGCACTAGACTTGTTGTACGAGGAGATGGTGGTAGATGGCTATGTTCCAAATGCGAATATTGTGTAG